CCCATTGCGTGAACGCGTCGGATTCGTCGCCGGTGCCGGCCCGCGCGAAGCGGATCGTGCCGCCCGGCAGCGGGTCGAGCGCGTGGATGTCGTCGACCACGACGAAGCGGTGCGAGCCGCCGTCCGCGTCGTGGCGCCAGAAGCCGTAGAGCCCCTCGTCCTCCATCAACCGATGCACGAAGTTCCAGTCGGTCTCGCTCTGGCGGCAGTACGAGCGCGCCGGCAGCGGCGTCGAGAGCATCAACGTGAAGCGGCCGCGCGCCTGCGGATGCGCGTTGAAGACATCGGTGATGATCGCGTCGGCGCTCTGGTCCTGCCAGCAGCGCATGTCGCGGCGAAAGCGCAGGAAATGCAGCCAGGACGCGAACGTCAGCTGGTAGGTGGTGAGGCTGCCGTCGGCGCCGAGGCGGCGCGCGGTGTGGATGTAGCCGTTGACCGGCAGGTAGCTGCGGTCGGCCTGCCGGACCCAGAGCGTGATCGGCTGCGCGATCAGCGTCTTCAGTTCGACGTCGTCGGCCGGTGACACGAGCTCGAGCGTCACGCTGAAGTCGCGCCCCAACTCCGCCGAGACGATCGCGCGCAACGGCACCATCGTGTCGGACGGCAACGCCGGAATGTCGGTCTTGATCAGCCGATCCTGCTGGATCAGGCCACCGCGAATCGCCGATACCAGATCGGTCGTGTTCATCCGCTCCCCCTCTTGCAGGGCCCGTTGCCGGGCCAGAGTGGTGCTGCGCTCTCCCGGGACCGGCCTTCCCGGCTGAATCAATCAGCGACGATTCTACAGCGAACGGGCGGCGCGACGGTCGATCGGGGTGTTCAGGGACCCGGCGGGAAGCCGGTGGAATCGGCGACGATTCGCCCCTTTTTCCTTGGGATAAGGGAAGATGGTGGAGTTCTTCGTCGGCGTTCTCGGCGTGACGCGCCGCGAGCGATGCGGGAGGGAGGCGGCGATGGCGGCGCAGGCATTAGCGGCGGCTTCGGCCCGGTGGCGCAGTTCAGTGCCGAATGGCTCGGCGATTCGGGCAGCGCGGGGAACTGGAGATGGTTTGCGCCCTGGGTTCGGGCGTTCGGTGCCCGGGAAGGTTCGGGCGCCGCGGTGCGAGAGCACCGGCGGCAAAGCATGAGGGACGATCGGCACCGTCAGGCGCCTGGGGGCACCCGCCTCGTGTTCGCCGACGCGCCGCCCCGCCGATCGAGTCGCTCGCATTGCCGGCCTCGCGCCGACGCCCGACGGCATCGGCGCGAGGCCCACGCGTCATTTGCCCGGCGCGCCGGCCGGCTCGAACACGAACGGCTGCGTCAGCGTGAACGGCGCGGGCCGGCTGCCGTCCGCGGCGTGCTGCGTGCAGTGCGCGCGCGACATCGCCGCCACGGCGGCCCGGTCCGCCGCCGCGTTGCGGCTGCTGGTGGTGACCGTCACGTTCCCGGGTTCGCCCTCGGCGCTGATCAGCGCGCGCACGAGCACCGTCAGTTGACGGTCGAGCGGACGCGCGTCGGATGGGTACGCGGCCACCGGAATCGAGCATGACAGCGTGTTGTCGTGCGACTGGAAGGTCGCGCAGCCGGCAAGCTGCGCAAGCACGAGCGGCAAGGCGAAATGCTTCGCGTGGCGAATCATGTGGAAGGCTTCCCCGTAGGTACGTCGCGCGGGCGTGCTCGCGATGGTGGCGCGCGCCGCGTGGTCTCGTTTCGTTGTGTCGCCGTTCGGAAGCGGCGCGCGCGACGAGCTTACAGCATCGACTTCGCCTGCGTCAGCACCTTGTCGCAAATCTGCTTCGTGAGTTGCTGCTTGATGCCGCCGCCGCTCAGGTCGAGCGTCTTGCCGTTGCCGGCGTCGAGGATGCCGCTGCTGCCGCTCGTGAACCCGGCATCGGCACCCGGATTGCCGCCGAGCTTGCCGACCAGCGCGTCCTTCACGGAACTCGCGCCGCCGCCGGCGAGGAACTGGTTCTGGATGCAGAACTGCAGCACGCCGGCCGCGTTGCCGAGGCTGCCCGGCATCAGCGACGAGCCGCCGCCCATCACGCCGCCGAGGCCGCCGAGATTGCCGGCGAGCCCGCCCGAATTCTGCGTGGCCGCGCCGCCGGCCTGCTTGAGCATGTCGCCGAACTGGGCCCAGGCCAGCGTGGCGGGCAACGACAGACCGATCATGACGCCGGCGGCAACGGCCCGGCCAGTGCGAAGTTTCATCGTGATCCTCCTGGTGGTGGACGGCGGTGCCGCCCATGCCGCTGTCAGGATAATCGAAGCTTCGCCGCCGACCGGGGCAGACGCCGCGCCATCCGGGTGGAATTGACGATCTTTGACGGATGCCCGTGGCGCCAGGGCGACGGGATCCATGCCGTGAAACGCACCAATGCGGCTGTTCGTTTCATTCACCGCATCCCGCGCCTCGCACGTCAACGCGAGGCCACCCGCGCTTCGCGCACGCGCACGCGTCAGTCGTCCGAATCGTCGCCGTCGTCATCGTCGTCCGCCGCGGCCATGTCCTTGCCGTAGCGGGCCACCAGCGCCTGCTTGAAGGCGCCCAGCGACGGCTGCGCGTCGACGAGCTTGTAGAGCGCCGCGAGCTGCGCCGGCCAGTCGTGCAGTTCCTCGGCGAAGATCCGCAGGCGCGCGACCGTGTCGAGCGCGTCGCCGTCGCGCCCGTCGAGCGCTTCGAGCACCGCGTAGCGGCGCAGCACCGTCTCGCCCGGCAGCAGCGCGATCGCGTGCTGGTGCGCGGCCAGCTTGGCCGGCAGACCATCGCGCGAGAGCGGCATCAGCGTCGCCGCGCCGTATTCGCCCCAGGCGCCGAACAGGAACGACGGCGCCTCGCGATACTGCTCGGCCGGATTCGCGCCGTAATAGAGCACTTCCGCGCGCTGATAGTCGCGCAGCACCGGATAGAGCGCGAGCACCGCCGCCACCGACACCACCGCGAACACCGCGTAGGCGAGCCGCCCGGGCAGCGCGCGCAGCGAGCGCGTCTCGAGCAGGCCGATCACGAACATCGCGGGCAGCGTGAAGAACGTGTATTGCTGCGGATACTCGACGAGCGCATGCATCAGCAGCACGCCCAGCAGCGCGAGGCCGTAGAGCCGCTCGCCGGTATGCGGCACGCGCAGCGCGCGCACGAACCACAGCAGCAGCGTGACGAGCAGTGCGCCGAGGCCGAGCACGCCCGATTTCGCGAGCAGGTCGATGAAGATGTCGTGCGAGTTGTTGGCGATCTCGACGCCGCCGAGCGCGCGCACCAGCTCGAACTGATGCAGCGGGAATTCGCCCCAGCCCACGCCGAGCCACGGATGCTCGCGGAACATCGTCAGGCCGTACTTCCAGAGCGCGAGGCGCGGCGCGATCTGCCCGGCGTCGCGCATGCGCTCGGCGGCCGATTCCGCGAGGCCGAGGTGGTAGTGCAGGTTGGCCCAGCGCACCGCCACGTTCACCGCGACGAACACCACCGCGAGCGCGAACGGGTACAGCCACGCCGCACCGCGCCCCTCGCCGCGCCGCGCCGCGGCCAGCGCCGCCCAGAGCCCCGCCACCACCATCACCGCCACCTGCAGCCACGGCCCGCGCGACACCGTGAACGCGAGCCCGGCCGACAGCACGACCGACAGCGGCAGCCAGCCCCAGGCGGGCAGCCGGCGCGCCTGCGCGAGGTACAGCGTGCTCGCGAGCGCGAACGCGATGTAGGTGGCCAGATGGTTCGCCTGCGCCATGTTGCCGTAAGGCCGGCGGTCAGCAAGCACGCCGTAGCTGACCACGAACGGCGAGAACGTATGTTCGAGATGGAGCAG
The genomic region above belongs to Burkholderia plantarii and contains:
- a CDS encoding TonB family protein; this encodes MIRHAKHFALPLVLAQLAGCATFQSHDNTLSCSIPVAAYPSDARPLDRQLTVLVRALISAEGEPGNVTVTTSSRNAAADRAAVAAMSRAHCTQHAADGSRPAPFTLTQPFVFEPAGAPGK
- a CDS encoding DUF2501 domain-containing protein; amino-acid sequence: MKLRTGRAVAAGVMIGLSLPATLAWAQFGDMLKQAGGAATQNSGGLAGNLGGLGGVMGGGSSLMPGSLGNAAGVLQFCIQNQFLAGGGASSVKDALVGKLGGNPGADAGFTSGSSGILDAGNGKTLDLSGGGIKQQLTKQICDKVLTQAKSML
- a CDS encoding PglL family O-oligosaccharyltransferase, with the translated sequence MPSSVLRSLALIALAVALILPYAVTNHTYPIPTFYSEFTAFGLYALLGVLVVLLARGERAMRPFAAPLAWGAPLAFGAVLIVQTLVLPLSQPSMNWLALGYLLAALVAMQSGYVLGRVLSVEAVARMMAGAMIVGGVFAVGCQIVQLLHLEHTFSPFVVSYGVLADRRPYGNMAQANHLATYIAFALASTLYLAQARRLPAWGWLPLSVVLSAGLAFTVSRGPWLQVAVMVVAGLWAALAAARRGEGRGAAWLYPFALAVVFVAVNVAVRWANLHYHLGLAESAAERMRDAGQIAPRLALWKYGLTMFREHPWLGVGWGEFPLHQFELVRALGGVEIANNSHDIFIDLLAKSGVLGLGALLVTLLLWFVRALRVPHTGERLYGLALLGVLLMHALVEYPQQYTFFTLPAMFVIGLLETRSLRALPGRLAYAVFAVVSVAAVLALYPVLRDYQRAEVLYYGANPAEQYREAPSFLFGAWGEYGAATLMPLSRDGLPAKLAAHQHAIALLPGETVLRRYAVLEALDGRDGDALDTVARLRIFAEELHDWPAQLAALYKLVDAQPSLGAFKQALVARYGKDMAAADDDDDGDDSDD